One genomic window of Bartonella sp. HY038 includes the following:
- the fabD gene encoding ACP S-malonyltransferase: MAIAFTFPGQGSQSVGMGKALAEQFSVARQVFEEVDEALGEKLSSTMFEGPEDVLTLTANAQPALMAVSMAIIKVMQSLGLNLPQKVQYVAGHSLGEYSALCAAGMFSLADTARLLRIRGNAMQKAVPVGQGGMAAIIGLEASDVNAICAEASSLGACQIANDNGGGQLVISGVLAAVEKAASLASEKGAKRALMLPVSAPFHSVLMQPAGDAMAEALAEVKKHQPVIALVANVTAEPVRDEKLIADLLVAQVTGQVRWRETIEWFGNNDVDTLYEVGTGKVLTGLARRINKDIIGRPVNTGAEIEEALKELGV; this comes from the coding sequence ATGGCAATTGCATTTACATTTCCAGGGCAAGGCAGCCAGTCTGTAGGCATGGGTAAGGCATTAGCAGAGCAGTTTTCTGTTGCTAGACAAGTTTTTGAAGAAGTTGACGAAGCTTTGGGTGAAAAGCTATCAAGCACCATGTTTGAAGGCCCGGAAGATGTTTTAACTTTAACCGCTAATGCTCAGCCTGCTTTAATGGCTGTTTCTATGGCTATCATTAAAGTAATGCAGTCGCTTGGATTAAATTTGCCTCAAAAAGTGCAATATGTTGCAGGGCACTCTTTGGGCGAATATTCCGCCCTTTGTGCCGCTGGCATGTTTTCTTTAGCTGATACGGCGCGGCTTTTGCGTATTCGTGGTAATGCTATGCAAAAGGCGGTTCCAGTTGGCCAAGGTGGTATGGCGGCAATTATCGGGCTTGAAGCTAGTGATGTAAATGCAATTTGCGCTGAAGCGTCAAGTCTTGGTGCTTGCCAGATAGCCAATGATAATGGCGGCGGCCAATTAGTAATTTCGGGTGTTTTGGCAGCCGTTGAAAAAGCCGCAAGCTTGGCAAGTGAAAAAGGCGCAAAGCGGGCGCTTATGTTACCTGTATCCGCGCCTTTCCATTCAGTGCTTATGCAGCCTGCCGGCGATGCTATGGCTGAAGCTTTGGCTGAAGTTAAAAAACACCAACCGGTTATTGCTTTGGTTGCCAATGTTACGGCAGAACCTGTGCGCGATGAAAAACTGATTGCCGATTTATTGGTTGCCCAAGTTACGGGTCAAGTGCGTTGGCGTGAAACTATTGAGTGGTTTGGCAATAATGATGTTGATACCCTTTATGAAGTGGGGACCGGCAAAGTGCTAACAGGGCTTGCCCGACGTATTAATAAGGATATTATTGGCCGTCCAGTAAATACGGGTGCAGAAATCGAAGAAGCACTTAAAGAATTAGGTGTTTAG
- the alaS gene encoding alanine--tRNA ligase, giving the protein MNSVNEIRSTFLDFFHRNGHEIVSSSPLVPRNDPTLMFTNAGMVQFKNVFTGLETRPYNRATTAQKCVRAGGKHNDLDNVGYTARHHTFFEMLGNFSFGDYFKEEAISFAWNLLTKEFGLAKDKLLVTVYHTDEDAANFWKKIADLTDDRIIRIATNDNFWAMGDTGPCGPCSEIFYDHGDKIWGGPPGSADEDGDRFIEIWNLVFMQYEQVSLDERKDLPRPSIDTGMGLERVAAVLQGVHDNYDIDLFRTLIRASEEATGVKAAGEFTASHRVIADHLRSSAFLIADGVLPSNEGRGYVLRRIMRRAMRHAQLLGSKDPLLFKLLPVLTREMGQAYPELLRAESLISETLKLEETRFRKTLERGLGLLNEASADLTAGGKLDGEVAFKLYDTYGFPLDLTQDALRRRDISVDTDGFDTAMARQKAEARAHWSGSGEAATETVWFAVRDKVGSTEFLGYDTEKLEAVITALVKDGVMVDSVASGDECQLVVNQTSFYGESGGQVGDSGTIIGDDFIFDVTDTQKKGEGVFVHIGKVRSGTIKVGEAAELTVDHQRRSKIRANHSATHLLHEALRQVLGTHVAQKGSLVSPDRLRFDFSHPKPISREELDEIEDIANRIVLQNAAVTTRLMAVDDAIAEGAMALFGEKYGEEVRVVSMGEAEAGNGVRNRPWSIELCGGTHVRRTGDIGLIRILSESAVAAGVRRLEALTADGARQYLKNQDERLHDLAGLMKTGVNDVVERVRLLSEERRKLEKELSDARRQLALGGGSNNGGDEPLEKVNGIGFMGRVVTGVSPRDLKPLADSGKGQIGSGVVVFIGKGEDGKASIVIGVTDDLTDKISAVDLVRVATEVLGGKGGGGRPDMAQAGGPDADKADDAIAAVKELIAKTV; this is encoded by the coding sequence ATGAATAGCGTTAATGAGATAAGATCAACATTTTTGGATTTTTTTCATCGCAATGGGCATGAGATAGTTTCATCTAGCCCATTGGTGCCGCGTAATGATCCAACATTGATGTTTACCAATGCCGGTATGGTGCAGTTTAAAAATGTTTTTACCGGCCTTGAGACGCGCCCCTATAATCGTGCGACAACAGCACAAAAATGTGTTCGCGCTGGTGGTAAACATAATGATCTTGATAATGTTGGTTATACCGCTCGCCATCATACATTTTTTGAAATGCTAGGCAATTTTTCCTTTGGTGATTATTTCAAAGAAGAAGCCATTAGCTTTGCATGGAATTTGCTAACCAAAGAATTTGGTTTGGCAAAAGATAAATTATTGGTAACCGTTTATCACACCGATGAGGATGCTGCCAATTTTTGGAAGAAAATTGCTGACCTTACCGATGATCGGATTATTCGCATTGCCACCAATGATAATTTTTGGGCAATGGGTGATACAGGGCCTTGCGGTCCTTGTTCGGAAATTTTCTACGATCATGGCGATAAGATCTGGGGCGGCCCTCCTGGTAGCGCAGATGAAGATGGCGACCGCTTTATCGAGATTTGGAATCTTGTGTTCATGCAGTATGAGCAAGTAAGCCTTGATGAACGCAAGGATTTGCCGCGCCCATCTATTGATACAGGCATGGGGCTTGAACGTGTTGCTGCTGTATTGCAAGGCGTGCATGATAATTATGACATTGATCTTTTCCGCACATTAATTAGAGCTTCAGAAGAAGCTACTGGCGTTAAAGCTGCAGGCGAATTCACCGCAAGTCACCGCGTTATTGCCGATCATTTGCGCTCATCCGCATTTTTGATTGCTGATGGTGTATTGCCATCAAATGAAGGGCGTGGCTATGTTCTTCGCCGCATCATGCGCCGCGCTATGCGCCATGCGCAATTATTAGGTTCTAAAGATCCGTTATTGTTTAAGCTATTGCCAGTGCTAACGCGTGAAATGGGGCAGGCCTATCCTGAATTGTTGCGAGCTGAATCCTTAATATCAGAAACCTTGAAACTGGAAGAAACGCGTTTTCGTAAAACCTTGGAACGTGGCCTTGGCTTGTTAAATGAGGCAAGTGCTGATTTAACTGCTGGCGGTAAGCTTGATGGTGAGGTTGCATTCAAACTATATGATACTTATGGTTTCCCGCTCGATTTAACTCAAGATGCACTGCGCCGCCGTGATATCTCGGTTGATACGGATGGTTTTGATACCGCAATGGCGCGTCAAAAAGCAGAAGCCCGTGCCCATTGGTCTGGTTCTGGAGAAGCTGCAACTGAAACCGTTTGGTTTGCAGTACGCGATAAGGTTGGTTCAACCGAGTTTTTGGGTTATGATACTGAAAAGCTTGAAGCAGTTATTACCGCCTTGGTTAAAGATGGTGTCATGGTTGATAGTGTCGCTAGCGGCGATGAATGTCAGTTGGTCGTCAATCAAACTTCGTTCTATGGCGAATCAGGTGGTCAGGTTGGTGATAGCGGTACAATCATTGGCGATGATTTTATCTTTGATGTCACTGATACCCAGAAAAAAGGCGAGGGCGTCTTTGTTCATATTGGTAAAGTGCGCAGTGGTACAATTAAAGTTGGTGAAGCGGCTGAATTAACCGTAGATCATCAACGCCGCAGTAAAATTCGCGCTAACCATTCCGCAACCCACTTATTGCATGAAGCTTTGCGTCAGGTTCTTGGTACCCATGTTGCGCAAAAAGGCTCGCTAGTATCGCCAGATCGTTTGCGTTTTGACTTTTCTCATCCAAAGCCAATTTCACGTGAAGAACTTGATGAGATTGAAGATATTGCTAATCGTATTGTCTTGCAAAATGCGGCAGTCACAACACGGCTTATGGCGGTTGATGATGCTATTGCTGAAGGTGCGATGGCACTATTTGGTGAAAAATACGGTGAAGAGGTACGTGTTGTCTCCATGGGTGAAGCCGAAGCTGGCAATGGCGTTCGTAATCGCCCTTGGTCGATTGAACTTTGTGGTGGTACGCATGTACGCCGCACCGGCGATATAGGTCTTATTCGTATTTTGTCGGAAAGTGCTGTTGCTGCCGGTGTTCGCCGTCTTGAAGCACTGACTGCTGATGGTGCTCGTCAATATCTTAAAAATCAAGATGAGCGTTTGCATGATCTTGCAGGATTGATGAAAACTGGTGTTAATGATGTGGTTGAGCGCGTTCGCTTGCTGAGCGAAGAACGCCGCAAACTTGAAAAAGAATTAAGTGATGCGCGTCGCCAATTGGCGCTTGGCGGTGGCTCTAATAATGGTGGTGATGAACCGCTTGAAAAGGTTAATGGCATTGGTTTTATGGGGCGTGTTGTCACTGGCGTTTCACCGCGTGATTTAAAGCCGCTTGCTGATAGTGGTAAGGGGCAAATTGGTTCTGGCGTTGTGGTGTTTATCGGCAAAGGCGAAGATGGTAAAGCCAGCATTGTTATTGGTGTAACCGATGATTTAACCGATAAAATAAGTGCAGTTGATCTTGTGCGCGTGGCAACAGAAGTGCTTGGTGGTAAAGGTGGTGGTGGCCGTCCCGATATGGCCCAGGCTGGTGGTCCAGATGCTGATAAGGCTGATGATGCCATTGCTGCAGTTAAAGAGCTCATCGCTAAAACAGTTTAA
- a CDS encoding dihydroorotase, protein MSRTFDKIFKNATVVNHDGIAIRDIGVIGSKIAQIGSLSENSADEVIDCTGLHILPGVIDSQVHFREPGLEHKEDLETGSRSAVLGGVTAVFEMPNTKPLTTTEAALADKVKRATNRMHCDFAFWVGGTRENAHEVAELERLPGAAGIKVFMGSSTGDLLVDDDEGVRSILKNTRRRAAFHSEDEARLNARKDLRVEGDPSSHPIWRDEIAALQCTQRLVRIAHETGARIHVLHISTAEEIDFLQEHKDVATLEVTPHHLTLSADDYARLGTLIQMNPPVREKRHREKLWYGLQQSIIDVIGSDHAPHLLEEKNKPYPQSPSGMTGVQTIMPLMLDHVNKGRLSLERLVDMTSHGPARIFGISQKGRIAVGYDCDLTIVDLKRKETIRNEQVGSRAGWTPYDGEQVTGWPVGTVIRGNRVMWEGEIVAPSLGQTVRFVEALPKL, encoded by the coding sequence ATGTCCCGCACATTTGATAAAATTTTCAAAAATGCAACTGTTGTAAACCATGATGGCATTGCCATTCGTGATATTGGTGTCATCGGTAGCAAAATAGCGCAAATAGGTTCCTTGTCGGAAAATAGTGCTGATGAAGTGATTGATTGCACAGGCTTGCATATCTTACCCGGTGTCATTGATAGTCAGGTGCATTTTCGCGAGCCAGGGCTTGAGCATAAGGAGGACTTGGAAACCGGATCTCGCTCAGCAGTGCTTGGCGGTGTGACGGCTGTTTTTGAGATGCCAAATACCAAGCCGTTAACGACTACTGAAGCTGCCCTTGCTGATAAGGTGAAAAGGGCAACAAATCGCATGCATTGTGATTTTGCTTTTTGGGTAGGCGGTACGCGCGAAAACGCCCATGAAGTAGCAGAATTAGAACGTTTGCCCGGTGCAGCTGGCATTAAGGTTTTTATGGGGTCTTCTACCGGTGATCTTTTGGTCGATGATGATGAGGGTGTGCGTTCTATTTTAAAAAATACGCGCCGTCGTGCGGCGTTCCATTCAGAAGATGAAGCTCGGCTTAATGCACGCAAAGATTTGCGTGTTGAGGGTGATCCATCTTCTCATCCTATTTGGCGTGATGAGATTGCAGCATTACAATGCACACAACGTTTGGTGCGTATTGCCCATGAGACTGGTGCACGTATTCATGTGTTGCATATTTCCACCGCAGAAGAGATTGATTTTTTGCAAGAGCATAAAGATGTTGCAACCCTAGAGGTAACGCCGCACCATTTGACTTTATCGGCTGATGATTATGCAAGGCTTGGTACGCTTATTCAGATGAACCCACCAGTGCGTGAAAAGCGCCATCGTGAAAAATTATGGTATGGCTTACAACAAAGCATTATTGACGTGATTGGTTCTGATCATGCACCGCATTTGTTGGAAGAAAAGAATAAACCTTATCCACAGTCACCATCGGGTATGACCGGTGTGCAAACCATTATGCCATTGATGCTTGATCATGTGAATAAGGGGCGTTTGTCGCTAGAACGTCTTGTTGATATGACATCGCATGGGCCAGCGCGTATTTTTGGCATTTCTCAAAAGGGGCGTATTGCCGTTGGTTATGATTGTGATTTAACGATTGTGGATTTAAAACGCAAGGAAACCATTCGCAATGAACAAGTTGGTTCACGCGCTGGCTGGACACCTTATGATGGTGAGCAGGTAACTGGTTGGCCAGTCGGTACGGTTATTCGTGGTAATCGTGTTATGTGGGAGGGCGAAATTGTAGCGCCGTCTCTTGGGCAGACTGTGCGCTTTGTTGAAGCTCTTCCCAAGCTTTAG
- a CDS encoding folate-binding protein YgfZ: MTENHPLATVCDRILIKIDGEDSQHFLHNLITTDVEKLENDTMLPGALLTPQGKIAFDFLIGKKGESFFIDIDSEIAPQFIKRLSMYKLRSKVNLTQENQYIVEIFNQENNDTLVKELKKENNLLFFNDKRFLLNQNIIRNYKLNNNEQCLDKNIENYISLRIANAVAESGKDYQLNDAFPHDVNLDQLSGVSFKKGCYIGQEVVSRMHHRKTARRRILIAKSSSPLPQSGTTIEADGKPVGTIGSVNSVDGLAMVRIDRVKQAIDKAIPLTANGIELTLEIPSMVNFTFPENLDKGD; the protein is encoded by the coding sequence ATGACAGAGAATCATCCACTAGCAACAGTTTGTGATCGTATATTGATAAAAATTGATGGCGAGGATAGCCAGCATTTCTTGCATAACCTCATCACCACCGATGTTGAAAAGCTTGAAAATGATACAATGCTGCCTGGCGCTTTATTAACACCACAAGGAAAAATTGCCTTTGATTTTCTAATCGGTAAAAAAGGCGAATCGTTTTTTATTGACATTGATAGTGAAATTGCACCGCAATTTATCAAACGCTTATCAATGTATAAATTACGCTCAAAAGTCAATTTAACCCAAGAAAATCAATATATTGTTGAAATATTCAACCAAGAAAACAATGATACTTTAGTTAAAGAATTAAAAAAAGAAAATAATTTACTGTTTTTTAACGATAAAAGATTCTTGTTAAACCAAAACATAATCCGCAACTATAAACTTAACAATAATGAGCAATGCCTTGATAAGAATATAGAAAATTATATATCCTTAAGAATAGCAAATGCTGTGGCAGAAAGCGGCAAGGATTATCAACTTAATGACGCATTCCCCCATGATGTAAACCTTGACCAGCTTAGCGGAGTTTCCTTTAAAAAGGGTTGCTATATTGGACAAGAAGTGGTGTCTCGCATGCATCATCGCAAAACAGCGCGGCGGCGTATCTTGATTGCCAAAAGTAGCTCCCCCCTCCCCCAATCGGGCACCACCATTGAAGCCGACGGCAAACCAGTTGGTACAATTGGCAGCGTTAATAGTGTTGATGGCTTAGCTATGGTGCGCATTGACCGCGTTAAACAAGCAATAGATAAAGCGATCCCCCTAACCGCCAACGGCATTGAACTTACCCTTGAAATTCCATCAATGGTGAATTTTACTTTTCCAGAAAATCTCGACAAAGGCGACTAA
- a CDS encoding HD family hydrolase: MAKADNIDGQPRAWQRMLSGRRLDLLDPSPLDVEIIDIAHGLARVARWNGQTRGEYAYSVAQHSMLVEQIFVRLFPDSTPTERILALLHDAPEYVIGDMISPFKAVLGGQYELVEDRLEKAINIRFSLPVKPLKKLKKNIKKADRIAAFFEATKLAGFSLAEAERYFSKPQNVSPDGLDLIPRATQHVEGGFLSRFNELEQLRAKPPLP; the protein is encoded by the coding sequence ATGGCCAAAGCCGATAATATTGATGGACAACCACGCGCTTGGCAAAGAATGCTTTCCGGCAGACGGTTAGATCTCCTTGATCCATCGCCTCTTGATGTTGAAATTATTGACATTGCCCACGGACTTGCCCGCGTTGCCCGCTGGAATGGTCAAACACGCGGCGAATATGCTTATTCAGTGGCGCAGCATTCTATGTTGGTTGAACAAATTTTTGTAAGACTGTTTCCTGATTCTACTCCGACCGAACGTATATTAGCACTACTACATGATGCGCCAGAATATGTTATTGGTGATATGATATCACCGTTTAAAGCAGTACTTGGCGGCCAATATGAACTCGTGGAAGATCGCTTGGAAAAAGCCATTAATATTCGTTTTTCTTTACCGGTAAAGCCGTTAAAAAAACTAAAGAAAAACATAAAAAAAGCCGATCGTATTGCCGCTTTTTTTGAAGCAACAAAACTCGCCGGCTTTTCATTGGCTGAGGCCGAACGCTATTTTAGCAAGCCACAAAATGTTAGTCCGGATGGATTAGACCTTATCCCACGCGCAACCCAGCATGTCGAAGGCGGTTTTCTTTCACGCTTCAATGAGCTTGAACAATTACGAGCAAAGCCACCCTTACCTTAG
- a CDS encoding tyrosine phosphatase family protein: MNDNNPNSLDVNSTNTLIITPLSRLRSIIKQHKPSHMITLLSPNAVILRDKTIAPENHHIFFFNDINEPRPNLIAPQMQDVVAIIDAARNWHLSQGTYSGTALSPLLIHCQMGISRSTAAAYIIACALNESIDEECLAISLRQLSPSATPNARLIALADEFLNREGKMVSAIKRIGRGADASEGTPFILPIKI; this comes from the coding sequence ATGAATGATAATAATCCAAATAGCTTAGATGTTAACTCAACCAACACACTTATTATCACTCCGCTATCACGGCTAAGATCAATAATAAAGCAGCATAAGCCAAGCCATATGATTACGCTGCTTAGCCCTAATGCTGTTATATTGCGCGATAAAACAATTGCGCCAGAAAACCACCACATATTTTTCTTTAATGATATTAATGAACCGCGCCCTAATTTAATTGCACCGCAAATGCAAGATGTCGTAGCGATCATTGATGCGGCTAGAAATTGGCATTTATCGCAAGGCACATATTCAGGCACAGCTTTATCTCCCCTTCTTATCCATTGCCAAATGGGTATATCACGCTCGACCGCCGCCGCCTATATTATCGCTTGCGCACTGAATGAAAGCATAGACGAAGAATGCCTTGCAATTAGCTTGCGACAATTATCACCGTCCGCAACTCCTAATGCGCGATTGATTGCTTTAGCTGATGAATTTCTAAACCGCGAAGGCAAGATGGTAAGCGCGATTAAGCGCATTGGTCGCGGTGCAGATGCAAGTGAGGGCACCCCCTTCATATTGCCAATTAAGATTTAA
- a CDS encoding autotransporter outer membrane beta-barrel domain-containing protein — MARLDKCFNLKCSASRFALTIAVSTAVIATVGLSGAVAENNIVYTGSPDDASSKLHQDPTGNSSSYKSLFGYDSGAGQNIYTGNIITIKPADGADLTATGGRQVWSTQANLSDPVAPYVIYGGVSVGTAGNQQNTNGSDGKGIINNTIIMQNIEYDWGGIDGADNKAPDGAPLTNYSNGGGSVGGMGGGSVYGGLSIGGAGGDGSGGSGGSGGNVSDNTVTLTDVHLIGSQGGAGAGYGYGHGGGGVGGMGGGSVYGGLSIGGAGGFGDGGTSTSGNVVSGTGGNGGTGGNVSGNTITLTDVHLTGSQGGSGAGNGTGYGGGSVGGMGGGSVYGGLSIGGTGGSGIGIGNGNVVVGGSGGVVSGNTVTLTGVHLTGSQGGSGSGSRYGSGIVGGMGGGSVYGGLSIGGAGGYGHVDGGNGGSGGSGGNVSGNTVTLTDVHLTGSQGGTGGNGAGGGVGGMGGGSVYGGLSIGGTGGVGIGNGNGTGGNGGTGGAVSGNSVTLTDVHLTGSQGGTGGSGTGNSSTTGGGGVGGMGGGSVYGGLSIGGTGGYGDSNGNSGNGGNGGNGGNVSGNTVTLTDVHLTGSQGGSGGAGGSGPASSGGGGVGGMGGGSVYGGLSIGGAGGAGFDTGRTGTGGTGGDVNRNEVSVSGTSLIWGDIYGGYSHGGAKGTINDAVDGVGGSATGNVVTLEGGDITIGERDSAGKVTKYGSIYGGYSLNGDNTISIADVFSGNTLNLVGYRGTVSGIYNFENYNWTLPSDVVNGDTLVSIATGGTAVDLTDTKHTVADMNASGNRLKNGDEITFITKTTGTWSASPYTIKQGQFIIYEATLSQKPNGSDQAFVLTIGQKADTTPPTPEPTPEPTPTPVDPAIRPTPVAPDPDTGSAAQVNPQSKSYSEGRAAALGFLNQANDLISTAGIDNIRIMVRANDDDVNRPAFIPFMIANGSSQRYNTGSHVDIKGFNMALGIATGFDFSVGHKATVGAFFEYGRGTYDTYNSFTNFASVHGDGSTDYKGGGLFGRIDFANTGLGRVSNLAVDQADGVYLEASIRAGRASSRFDVGNNMIDRIEGDYHGSYDSKSRYYGGHLAGGYVFNFDEKQSLDVYSRYLWVHMDGDTVTISNEKLRFDSAQSSRLQIGGRYAYAYNQQFKPYIGAAYEYEFDGEIAARAYEFNLDKPSLQGSTGIFEAGFNFQPIATNQYFNINVNAQGYVGQRQGGGGGIKIKYQF, encoded by the coding sequence ATGGCTCGTTTAGATAAATGCTTTAATTTAAAATGCTCGGCATCGCGCTTTGCCTTAACTATAGCAGTTAGTACAGCTGTAATCGCAACCGTAGGTTTATCAGGAGCCGTTGCAGAGAATAATATTGTTTATACTGGTAGTCCAGATGATGCTTCATCTAAACTCCATCAAGACCCAACGGGTAATAGCAGTTCCTATAAAAGCCTTTTTGGTTATGATAGCGGTGCAGGCCAAAATATTTATACAGGCAATATAATAACAATTAAGCCAGCTGATGGTGCAGATTTAACAGCCACCGGTGGCCGTCAGGTGTGGAGCACGCAAGCAAATCTTTCTGATCCAGTGGCTCCTTACGTTATCTATGGTGGGGTCAGTGTTGGTACAGCTGGAAATCAACAAAACACAAACGGGAGCGACGGTAAAGGTATTATTAATAATACAATCATCATGCAAAACATCGAGTATGATTGGGGCGGAATTGATGGCGCCGACAACAAAGCGCCAGATGGCGCGCCTCTCACTAACTATAGTAATGGCGGCGGCAGTGTAGGTGGTATGGGTGGTGGTTCGGTTTATGGTGGTTTGAGCATTGGCGGCGCTGGTGGCGATGGCTCTGGCGGCTCTGGCGGCTCTGGCGGCAATGTTAGCGACAATACAGTTACATTAACGGATGTGCATTTAATTGGATCGCAGGGCGGTGCTGGCGCTGGCTATGGCTATGGCCATGGCGGCGGCGGTGTAGGTGGTATGGGTGGTGGTTCGGTTTATGGTGGTTTGAGCATTGGCGGCGCTGGCGGCTTTGGCGATGGCGGCACTAGCACTAGCGGCAATGTCGTTAGCGGCACTGGCGGCAATGGCGGCACTGGCGGCAATGTTAGCGGCAATACAATTACATTAACGGATGTGCATTTGACTGGATCGCAGGGCGGCTCTGGCGCTGGCAATGGCACTGGCTATGGCGGCGGCAGTGTAGGTGGTATGGGTGGTGGTTCGGTTTATGGTGGTTTGAGCATTGGCGGCACTGGCGGCTCTGGCATTGGCATTGGCAATGGCAATGTCGTCGTTGGTGGCTCTGGTGGTGTTGTTAGCGGCAATACAGTTACATTAACGGGTGTGCATTTAACTGGATCGCAGGGCGGCTCTGGCTCTGGCTCTCGCTATGGCAGCGGCATTGTAGGTGGTATGGGTGGTGGTTCGGTTTATGGTGGTTTGAGCATTGGCGGCGCTGGCGGCTATGGCCATGTCGATGGTGGCAATGGCGGCTCTGGCGGCTCTGGCGGCAATGTTAGCGGCAATACAGTTACATTAACGGATGTGCATTTGACTGGATCGCAGGGCGGCACTGGCGGCAATGGCGCTGGCGGCGGTGTAGGTGGTATGGGTGGTGGTTCGGTTTATGGTGGTTTGAGCATCGGCGGCACTGGCGGCGTCGGCATTGGCAATGGCAATGGCACTGGCGGTAATGGCGGCACTGGCGGTGCTGTTAGCGGCAATTCAGTTACATTAACGGATGTGCATTTGACTGGATCGCAGGGCGGCACTGGCGGCTCTGGCACTGGCAACTCTAGCACCACTGGCGGCGGCGGTGTAGGTGGTATGGGTGGTGGTTCGGTTTATGGTGGTTTGAGCATTGGTGGCACTGGCGGTTATGGCGATAGCAATGGCAATAGCGGCAATGGCGGCAATGGCGGCAATGGCGGCAATGTTAGCGGCAATACAGTTACATTAACGGATGTGCATTTGACTGGATCGCAGGGCGGCTCTGGCGGCGCTGGCGGCTCTGGCCCTGCCAGCTCTGGCGGCGGCGGTGTAGGTGGTATGGGTGGCGGTTCGGTTTATGGTGGTTTGAGTATTGGCGGCGCTGGCGGCGCTGGCTTTGACACTGGCCGCACTGGCACTGGCGGCACTGGCGGCGATGTTAACCGCAACGAGGTCAGTGTTTCTGGCACTTCGTTAATCTGGGGCGATATCTACGGAGGTTATAGCCATGGAGGGGCTAAAGGAACTATTAATGACGCAGTTGATGGCGTTGGCGGTTCGGCTACAGGCAACGTTGTTACACTGGAAGGTGGAGACATCACGATTGGCGAACGTGACAGTGCTGGCAAGGTTACCAAATATGGTTCTATCTATGGTGGTTATAGCTTGAATGGCGACAATACTATAAGTATTGCTGATGTGTTTTCTGGTAATACGCTCAATCTTGTTGGCTATCGTGGTACTGTATCAGGTATTTATAATTTTGAAAATTATAACTGGACACTGCCAAGTGACGTAGTCAATGGCGACACACTTGTGTCAATTGCGACTGGTGGTACAGCTGTTGACTTAACCGATACTAAACATACCGTTGCGGATATGAACGCTAGCGGCAACCGTCTTAAAAACGGCGATGAGATTACTTTTATCACTAAAACAACTGGTACATGGTCAGCCAGCCCTTATACAATCAAACAGGGTCAATTTATCATTTATGAAGCAACCTTGTCACAAAAACCAAATGGCAGCGATCAAGCATTTGTACTGACTATTGGCCAAAAAGCGGATACGACACCCCCTACACCAGAACCTACACCAGAACCTACACCTACACCAGTAGATCCTGCGATACGGCCCACACCTGTTGCTCCTGATCCAGACACTGGTTCAGCGGCTCAAGTCAACCCACAGTCTAAATCTTATTCAGAAGGACGGGCAGCGGCTCTTGGCTTTCTTAATCAGGCAAATGATCTAATTTCAACCGCAGGTATTGATAATATACGCATTATGGTGCGCGCCAATGATGATGATGTTAACCGACCAGCCTTTATTCCTTTCATGATCGCCAATGGCTCATCACAGCGTTATAATACTGGTAGCCATGTCGATATTAAGGGCTTTAACATGGCACTTGGTATTGCAACAGGTTTTGATTTTAGCGTCGGACATAAGGCAACAGTCGGTGCCTTCTTTGAATATGGCCGCGGTACCTATGATACCTATAATAGCTTTACCAATTTTGCTTCTGTTCATGGCGATGGTTCTACTGATTATAAAGGCGGTGGACTTTTTGGACGCATAGACTTTGCAAATACTGGTCTTGGACGGGTAAGCAATTTAGCCGTTGATCAAGCTGATGGCGTTTATCTTGAAGCATCAATACGTGCAGGGCGTGCTAGCAGTAGGTTTGATGTTGGCAATAATATGATTGACCGGATAGAGGGTGATTATCATGGTTCCTATGATAGTAAAAGCCGCTATTATGGTGGTCATCTTGCTGGTGGTTATGTCTTTAACTTTGATGAAAAACAATCACTTGATGTCTATAGTCGCTATTTATGGGTACATATGGATGGCGACACAGTCACAATTAGCAATGAAAAGCTACGCTTTGATAGCGCCCAAAGTTCACGCCTACAAATAGGTGGACGTTATGCTTATGCATATAATCAGCAGTTCAAACCTTATATTGGTGCCGCTTATGAATATGAGTTTGATGGTGAGATTGCAGCTAGAGCTTATGAGTTCAATCTCGACAAGCCATCATTGCAAGGAAGTACAGGCATATTTGAAGCTGGCTTCAACTTCCAACCAATAGCTACTAATCAATATTTTAACATTAATGTTAATGCTCAAGGCTATGTTGGTCAGCGGCAAGGTGGTGGTGGCGGTATTAAAATTAAATACCAATTCTAA
- a CDS encoding DDE-type integrase/transposase/recombinase — translation MAKIGTDKAKAFPSALQSLTGDNVFSKKHIHYAIKKLQQGIESDHSRLKRPISQSGKI, via the coding sequence TTGGCAAAAATTGGAACAGATAAAGCAAAAGCTTTTCCTAGTGCCTTGCAGTCATTGACTGGAGATAATGTGTTTTCTAAAAAGCACATTCATTATGCGATCAAGAAACTACAACAAGGCATTGAAAGCGATCATTCTCGGCTTAAAAGACCAATTTCACAAAGTGGTAAAATTTAA